A genomic region of Manihot esculenta cultivar AM560-2 chromosome 15, M.esculenta_v8, whole genome shotgun sequence contains the following coding sequences:
- the LOC110602452 gene encoding probable indole-3-pyruvate monooxygenase YUCCA3 → MYNSSCLNMPTMFRSSGQEDFLSRRCIWVNGPVIVGAGPSGLAVGAGLKSQGVPFIILERANCIASLWQNRTYDRLKLHLPKQFCQLPNLPFPEDFPEYPTKDQFITYLESYAKHFDMTPHFNETVQSAKYDETFGLWRVKTISSGGFLPTEVEYICRWLVVATGENAEKVVPEFEGLQEFGGNVTHACDYKSGVNYRGKRVLVVGCGNSGMEVSLDLCNHKANPSMVVRSSVHVLPREIFGKSTFELAIEMMKWLPLWLVDKILLILAWLILGNLEKYGLKRPCIGPLQLKNSQGKTPVLDIGALDKIRSGKIKVVPGIKKFSNGRVELVNGEKLEIDSVILATGYRSNVPSWLRENEFFSEDGIPKNPFPNGWKGKAGLYAVGFTRRGLSGASLDAISVAFDIANSWKEETKQKKKTIAARHRRCISHF, encoded by the exons ATGTATAACAGTTCTTGTCTTAATATGCCAACCATGTTTCGATCTTCTGGTCAGGAGGACTTCCTTTCTCGCAGATGTATATGGGTGAATGGACCTGTCATAGTTGGGGCTGGTCCTTCTGGTCTAGCTGTTGGTGCTGGCCTTAAATCTCAAGGTGTCCCTTTTATAATCCTCGAAAGAGCAAATTGCATTGCCTCTCTTTGGCAAAACCGAACTTATGATCGCCTCAAGCTTCACCTCCCTAAACAATTCTGTCAACTACCCAATTTGCCGTTCCCGGAGGACTTCCCTGAATATCCCACCAAAGATCAGTTCATTACTTATCTTGAATCCTATGCAAAACACTTTGATATGACACCGCATTTCAATGAGACTGTGCAGTCTGCTAAGTATGATGAAACTTTTGGCTTGTGGAGAGTCAAAACCATTTCATCCGGCGGTTTTCTTCCCACTGAAGTCGAATATATATGCCGATGGCTTGTGGTTGCCACCGGCGAAAATGCTGAGAAGGTGGTGCCAGAGTTTGAAGGTTTGCAAGAATTTGGTGGCAATGTTACGCATGCTTGTGACTATAAATCTGGTGTAAATTATCGTGGAAAGCGTGTACTAGTTGTTGGCTGTGGCAATTCAGGCATGGAAGTCTCCCTTGATCTCTGCAACCACAAAGCAAACCCATCAATGGTGGTTCGAAGTTCG GTTCATGTCTTGCCGAGGGAAATTTTTGGAAAATCAACATTTGAATTGGCAATAGAAATGATGAAATGGCTACCACTTTGGCTGGTTGACAAGATACTGCTAATTCTTGCCTGGCTAATCCTGGGAAATCTAGAAAAATATGGGCTGAAAAGACCATGTATAGGACCTTTACAGCTCAAGAACTCTCAAGGAAAGACCCCAGTATTGGATATTGGTGCATTAGACAAAATAAGATCCGGTAAGATCAAGGTCGTCCCCGGAATCAAGAAGTTCTCTAATGGCAGAGTGGAGCTTGTTAATGGCGAAAAGCTTGAGATCGATTCCGTAATTCTGGCAACTGGATATCGCAGCAATGTTCCTTCATGGCTGAGG GAGAATGAATTCTTTTCAGAAGATGGGATACCCAAAAATCCATTCCCAAATGGTTGGAAAGGAAAGGCTGGGCTTTATGCAGTTGGGTTCACAAGGAGAGGTCTATCAGGTGCATCTCTAGATGCCATTAGTGTAGCATTTGATATCGCCAACAGCTGGAAAGAAGAAACCAAGCAGAAAAAGAAAACTATTGCTGCTCGCCATAGAAGATGCATTTCACATTTCTGA